A region of uncultured Anaeromusa sp. DNA encodes the following proteins:
- a CDS encoding DUF6506 family protein: MALKAAFLFVAPEAEAQKHRAQVNTPQVELTVVGVADYAAAVAAAQELKAQGIGAIELCGGFGSEGVALVQKAVGPEIAVGVVRFDKHPGLGHRSGDELF, from the coding sequence ATGGCATTGAAAGCGGCATTTTTATTCGTGGCTCCGGAGGCGGAAGCGCAAAAACATCGCGCACAGGTTAACACACCGCAAGTAGAATTGACGGTTGTGGGAGTGGCTGACTATGCGGCTGCCGTAGCGGCAGCGCAGGAACTGAAAGCACAGGGGATTGGAGCTATTGAGCTTTGTGGCGGCTTTGGCAGCGAGGGAGTGGCTCTGGTGCAAAAAGCCGTAGGCCCTGAGATTGCTGTCGGGGTTGTGCGTTTTGACAAGCATCCTGGGTTGGGACATCGTAGTGGGGACGAACTGTTTTAA
- a CDS encoding saccharopine dehydrogenase family protein, whose amino-acid sequence MKKNVLIIGAGGVAHVAAHKCAMHNDVLGDICIASRTQSKCDAIIESVFRKNHLKDTAKKLYSRAVDALDIPALVALIQDTKSEIVLNLGQSYVNMSVLEACIETGAVYMDTAIHEEPDKVCENPPWYANYEWKRKERCAEKGVTAILGAGFDPGVVNAWCALAQKKYFDTIDTIDILDVNAGSHGKYFATNFDPEINFREFKKVWTWDERQWKLQKVHSIRMDYDFPVVGSCPVYLTGHDELHSLSKNIDANSIRFWMGFGDHYLNVFSVLTNIGMTSEKSVRLPDGTEVVPLKVLKALLPDPSSLAPGYSGKTCIGNFISGVKNGQKREIFIYNTCDHAECYQEVEAQAISYTAGVPAAAAAILIARGDWDVKHMVNVEELDPVPFIELLDQIGLPTEVEEKPLAFLPPAIAALDNVD is encoded by the coding sequence ATGAAAAAAAATGTTTTGATCATCGGTGCTGGTGGCGTGGCCCATGTGGCAGCTCATAAATGTGCGATGCACAACGACGTGTTGGGAGATATTTGCATTGCTTCGCGGACCCAGTCCAAGTGTGACGCTATTATTGAAAGCGTCTTTCGTAAAAACCACTTGAAGGATACTGCGAAAAAACTTTATTCCCGCGCGGTGGACGCATTGGATATTCCGGCACTGGTCGCCTTGATTCAGGACACGAAATCGGAGATTGTTCTTAACTTAGGACAGTCCTATGTCAATATGTCCGTGTTGGAGGCGTGCATCGAAACAGGTGCTGTATATATGGATACAGCCATCCATGAAGAACCAGACAAGGTTTGTGAAAATCCGCCGTGGTACGCCAACTACGAATGGAAGCGCAAAGAGCGCTGTGCGGAAAAAGGCGTTACCGCTATTTTGGGCGCGGGCTTTGATCCTGGGGTGGTTAATGCCTGGTGCGCGCTGGCGCAGAAAAAATATTTCGACACCATTGATACTATCGATATTTTGGATGTCAATGCTGGCAGTCATGGCAAGTATTTTGCCACGAACTTCGATCCGGAGATTAATTTCCGGGAGTTTAAAAAGGTATGGACTTGGGATGAACGCCAGTGGAAGCTGCAAAAAGTTCATTCTATCCGTATGGACTACGACTTTCCTGTAGTGGGAAGCTGTCCGGTATATCTCACCGGCCATGATGAACTGCATTCGTTGTCGAAGAACATAGACGCCAACTCGATTCGCTTTTGGATGGGTTTTGGCGATCATTATCTGAACGTTTTTTCCGTGCTGACCAATATCGGCATGACTTCGGAAAAGTCGGTGCGCTTGCCGGACGGAACCGAAGTAGTGCCGTTGAAGGTGCTGAAAGCGCTCTTGCCGGACCCGTCATCGCTGGCGCCCGGTTATTCCGGCAAAACCTGTATCGGCAATTTTATCAGTGGTGTGAAGAACGGCCAAAAACGGGAAATTTTCATCTACAATACCTGCGATCATGCGGAATGCTACCAAGAAGTGGAAGCGCAGGCTATCAGCTATACTGCAGGTGTGCCGGCTGCGGCTGCGGCTATTCTGATTGCCCGGGGCGATTGGGATGTGAAGCATATGGTCAACGTGGAAGAACTGGATCCTGTGCCGTTTATCGAGCTGCTGGATCAAATCGGTTTGCCTACGGAAGTGGAAGAAAAGCCGTTAGCTTTTCTCCCGCCCGCCATTGCCGCGCTGGATAACGTCGATTAA
- the nspC gene encoding carboxynorspermidine decarboxylase, with protein sequence MMKLTTPYYLIDEKKLQRNMEIIKQVRELSGAKSVLALKCFATWSVFELMSQYMDGTTSSSLYEARLGHEKFGKETHAYCVGYSAADVAEVASFADKVIFNSFSQLDRYHEVTKGVKLGLRVNPGFSTSGFDLADPARRYSRLGVQDMVELRRRLPLLSGLMFHYNCENDSVASFRDQLQRLGETYGEFLHQLQWLSLGGGLYFTKEGYPVEEFAALLKEFAAQYGVQIYLEPGESAITGCAELVTSVVDIVHNEMDIAIVDASVEAHMLDLLIYRLEGKMEQPPENRRSYMVAGRSCLAGDVFGTFDFERELEIGSEIRLIDAAGYTMVKKNWFNGLQMPAIVVKRLDGTLECVRSFGYEDFRTALS encoded by the coding sequence ATGATGAAGCTTACTACTCCCTATTATTTGATTGATGAGAAAAAACTACAGCGAAATATGGAAATCATCAAACAGGTGCGGGAATTGTCCGGGGCCAAGTCCGTGTTGGCGCTGAAATGCTTTGCCACCTGGTCTGTGTTTGAACTGATGAGCCAGTATATGGATGGCACGACGTCAAGCTCTTTGTATGAAGCGCGCTTGGGGCATGAAAAATTCGGCAAGGAAACCCATGCGTATTGCGTCGGCTATTCAGCGGCAGATGTTGCGGAAGTAGCGTCTTTTGCGGATAAAGTGATTTTTAACTCGTTTTCTCAGTTAGATCGCTATCACGAAGTTACTAAAGGGGTCAAGCTGGGGTTGCGTGTCAATCCGGGCTTTAGTACGTCCGGCTTTGATTTGGCGGATCCGGCGCGGCGTTATTCGCGTTTGGGAGTGCAGGACATGGTGGAGCTTCGACGACGGTTGCCGCTTCTGAGCGGCTTGATGTTTCATTATAACTGTGAAAACGACAGTGTGGCGTCGTTTCGAGATCAATTGCAGCGTTTGGGTGAAACCTATGGAGAGTTTTTGCACCAACTGCAGTGGCTAAGTCTGGGCGGCGGTCTATACTTTACTAAAGAAGGATATCCGGTGGAGGAATTTGCGGCTTTGCTAAAGGAATTTGCCGCTCAATACGGTGTGCAAATTTACCTGGAGCCTGGCGAAAGTGCTATTACCGGCTGCGCGGAACTGGTAACAAGCGTAGTTGATATCGTTCACAACGAAATGGACATTGCTATTGTGGATGCGTCGGTGGAGGCGCATATGCTGGATCTTTTGATTTATCGTCTAGAAGGAAAGATGGAGCAGCCCCCAGAGAATAGGCGAAGCTATATGGTCGCAGGGCGTTCTTGCTTGGCCGGCGATGTTTTCGGAACCTTTGACTTTGAGCGGGAGCTGGAAATCGGCAGTGAAATTCGTCTGATTGATGCGGCTGGCTACACGATGGTAAAGAAGAATTGGTTTAATGGCCTGCAGATGCCGGCTATTGTGGTAAAACGGTTGGATGGTACGCTGGAATGCGTGCGATCATTTGGGTATGAGGATTTTAGAACGGCTTTGTCTTAG
- a CDS encoding helix-turn-helix domain-containing protein, with protein sequence MTMRCNEITPCSALRPFIDRYWCWEGEASAPRRLPGTGHELMLHFETPWRARTLDQELFLPRAYVVTPRSKSWQNAPHGAASFFAVRFRAGAFRHFCGESIELFADQIGEASQIWKAGRTAWLQQAIEAQALPERVAAVESGLLMLLDRYRKQDDWLDEAVRRIYAGTPLEALPSLVFSSERTLLRKFKEGVGVTPKVFQRLARFERTLRSLMLGGTHSYLPLALSGGYYDQAHFSKEFKRLVGETPQTYLTPENFQAHFYFARRKAGS encoded by the coding sequence ATGACCATGCGTTGCAATGAAATTACGCCTTGTTCGGCGCTGCGTCCGTTTATTGACCGCTATTGGTGTTGGGAAGGGGAGGCTTCTGCGCCGAGGCGGTTGCCTGGTACCGGTCATGAGTTGATGCTTCATTTTGAGACCCCTTGGCGGGCGCGCACTTTGGATCAAGAACTTTTTCTACCTCGAGCTTATGTCGTGACGCCGCGTAGCAAAAGCTGGCAAAATGCGCCTCATGGCGCAGCGAGTTTTTTTGCGGTGCGTTTTCGGGCCGGAGCTTTTCGTCATTTTTGTGGCGAGTCGATAGAATTATTTGCAGATCAAATCGGCGAAGCGTCGCAGATCTGGAAAGCGGGGCGGACCGCTTGGCTGCAACAAGCGATAGAGGCGCAGGCTTTGCCGGAACGAGTGGCGGCTGTAGAGTCGGGCCTGCTAATGTTATTGGACCGGTATCGGAAGCAGGATGACTGGTTGGATGAAGCGGTACGACGGATTTATGCGGGGACTCCTTTGGAAGCATTGCCTTCTTTGGTTTTTAGCAGTGAAAGAACGTTGTTGCGTAAATTTAAAGAAGGTGTTGGCGTAACGCCGAAGGTGTTTCAGAGACTGGCGCGGTTTGAGCGAACTCTGCGCTCGTTAATGCTGGGTGGGACTCATTCGTATTTGCCGCTGGCCCTGTCAGGCGGCTATTATGATCAGGCTCATTTCAGCAAAGAATTTAAAAGACTTGTAGGCGAGACGCCGCAAACGTATTTGACGCCGGAAAATTTTCAAGCCCATTTCTACTTCGCGCGGCGCAAAGCAGGCAGTTGA
- a CDS encoding peptidylprolyl isomerase, whose amino-acid sequence MKKMLILAVTLLFCLTAVTGCAGPGSKTAEKTEPTKADTPLPPTDPNKKNSLAVFETSMGTFKVELFEDKAPRTAQNFISLVNKGFYNGLIFHRVIDGFMIQGGDPKGNGTGGPGYVIPDEFHKDLKHTGAGMLSMANAGPNTGGSQFFITLDATPWLDGKHAIFGKVVEGLDVVKAIGKVKTGAQDRPQTDVVMKKVTIVTP is encoded by the coding sequence ATGAAGAAAATGTTGATTTTAGCAGTGACTCTGCTTTTTTGCTTGACTGCGGTAACCGGCTGCGCCGGTCCTGGAAGCAAGACGGCGGAAAAAACAGAACCTACGAAAGCGGATACGCCCTTGCCGCCAACTGACCCGAACAAGAAAAATAGTCTGGCTGTGTTTGAGACCTCTATGGGAACCTTTAAAGTGGAGCTCTTTGAAGATAAGGCGCCTCGAACGGCACAGAACTTTATTTCGCTAGTTAACAAAGGCTTTTACAATGGCTTGATTTTTCATCGCGTAATCGACGGCTTTATGATTCAAGGGGGCGACCCCAAAGGGAATGGTACCGGCGGACCGGGCTATGTTATTCCCGATGAATTCCATAAAGATCTGAAACATACAGGCGCGGGGATGTTGTCTATGGCGAACGCTGGGCCGAATACCGGCGGCTCTCAGTTCTTTATCACGCTGGACGCTACGCCTTGGCTGGACGGTAAGCATGCCATTTTTGGCAAGGTAGTGGAAGGCCTGGATGTGGTGAAAGCGATTGGTAAGGTAAAAACAGGCGCTCAAGATCGGCCGCAGACCGACGTGGTTATGAAAAAAGTTACCATTGTCACTCCTTGA
- a CDS encoding AEC family transporter — MGVFFYILSHNIIPIFFLIALGFIIAKKFEIQILSLTKLMFYLFVPAFIFVNLYTTDLKLDLLKVLMCGILMLLTNDLLSRVIAKRRGYDIGLANAFKSSIMFNNSGNIGVSLATLIFGGAPFVINGQTPYLNEAVTAQIMILVLQNIGVNTLGFFYAGRANSSVRDSVKTILTMPSIYAIPLALALKSLEVDITGTPFWPTLEYLKAGMVPMALITLGVQLAKTQFDFRDRDVHTSVFIKLVLSPLMAIFYIYCFGLSGVVAQTVMIAHAVPTAVNTALIAVECKSCPDFASQAVMMSTLLSAVTLTLAVYAAQHIFPV, encoded by the coding sequence ATGGGTGTGTTTTTCTATATTCTAAGTCATAACATTATTCCTATTTTTTTCTTGATTGCGTTGGGATTTATAATTGCAAAGAAGTTTGAAATTCAGATTTTAAGTCTTACAAAACTGATGTTTTATCTTTTTGTTCCTGCGTTTATTTTTGTGAATCTCTATACTACTGATTTGAAGCTGGATTTGTTGAAAGTATTGATGTGCGGCATTTTGATGCTGCTAACAAACGATCTATTATCTCGGGTTATTGCCAAGCGGCGCGGTTATGATATTGGTCTGGCCAATGCGTTTAAGAGCTCGATTATGTTCAATAATTCGGGCAACATAGGTGTTTCTCTTGCTACGTTGATTTTTGGCGGCGCCCCATTTGTTATTAACGGCCAAACGCCGTATTTAAATGAAGCCGTTACCGCGCAAATCATGATTTTGGTTTTGCAGAATATCGGCGTTAATACGCTGGGATTTTTTTATGCCGGCAGAGCGAACAGCAGTGTGCGGGATTCCGTGAAAACCATTTTGACAATGCCGTCTATTTACGCCATTCCGCTGGCGTTAGCCTTGAAAAGCTTGGAAGTAGATATTACGGGCACTCCTTTTTGGCCGACGTTGGAGTATTTAAAAGCAGGCATGGTTCCTATGGCGCTCATTACGTTGGGCGTGCAGCTGGCTAAAACGCAGTTTGATTTTAGAGATCGGGATGTACATACTTCTGTCTTCATTAAATTGGTGCTTAGTCCGTTGATGGCCATCTTTTATATCTATTGTTTCGGTCTGAGCGGCGTAGTAGCGCAAACAGTAATGATTGCTCATGCGGTGCCGACGGCAGTAAATACAGCGCTGATTGCCGTAGAGTGCAAGAGTTGTCCTGATTTTGCCTCGCAGGCGGTTATGATGTCTACTTTGTTGAGCGCGGTGACGCTGACGTTGGCCGTCTATGCGGCGCAGCATATTTTCCCGGTGTAA
- a CDS encoding sulfatase-like hydrolase/transferase, which yields MFVFVLALFTLFRIAFIVILHSFMSDAATWEDIGTALYYGLRLSLKSTGLLILAPLLCCTGLRLIFPWQRLAHLRYYLGAAYVVVLNFLFHARLPYYQEFRVAFNQLLFNTVNDDVMAIIYTVIEQYNLPLRFVLACVTAWALCRLLKRLLAAGTFSFPKLPRWYLNLSLRAVLLVGVYYFAIFVSYGGTMDDIHNIDWENAGVTRDQLLNEAILDDMHALYRAYILHERIASSTGLFMDPQKLGAYGNYVAGREVDSKEIDDFLRRRVVVGQAAPPRHVFFIVSESYANWPLLPQYKYLNIANGVKQIIAQDNAAYSPNLLPNGLSTISGVMGIVAGFADANLYLNQLPDAYKEPYSTALAAQMKRLGYKSDFWYAGPSSWEKIREFTLAQGFDAFYGKGDLASESGNVWGCDDRDLYQAVLGRIQDDQPGFHMILNVSNHSPYTVDLDAEGYDRAAMEAILPEKAKQDPEMVKKLGHFWYADKMLSQFIAEAKKRYPDSVFVIVGDHADRLNLDVNPTMYERYAIPLVVYGKGIHKEAIPETAAGSHINLTATLMELIAPPGFEYYALGPSLTRGSSFGINYGFWLTADYIGDADSGERCEPHSARAGIAPPDAEKIRMEVDSARGLSWWRIKYGKTLRPLTEADN from the coding sequence TTGTTTGTTTTTGTCTTGGCGCTGTTTACTCTATTTCGTATTGCCTTCATCGTCATTTTGCATTCGTTTATGAGTGATGCGGCTACATGGGAAGACATTGGGACAGCCTTATATTATGGCTTGCGCCTTAGCTTGAAGAGCACCGGTTTGTTGATTTTGGCGCCCCTTTTATGCTGTACCGGCTTGCGGCTCATTTTCCCGTGGCAGCGGCTGGCTCATTTGCGTTACTATTTGGGAGCGGCCTATGTGGTGGTTCTGAACTTTTTATTTCATGCTCGACTGCCGTATTATCAGGAATTTCGCGTGGCTTTCAACCAATTGCTGTTCAATACGGTAAATGATGATGTGATGGCTATTATTTATACGGTTATCGAGCAATATAATCTGCCGTTGCGCTTTGTGCTAGCTTGCGTGACAGCTTGGGCGCTGTGTCGCTTGCTTAAGCGCCTGCTTGCAGCGGGGACGTTTTCGTTTCCCAAGCTGCCGCGGTGGTATTTAAATTTGTCCCTGCGTGCAGTGTTGCTTGTAGGGGTATATTATTTCGCTATTTTTGTATCGTACGGCGGTACGATGGACGATATTCACAATATCGATTGGGAAAATGCAGGTGTTACGCGGGACCAGCTTCTCAATGAAGCTATTTTGGATGATATGCATGCGCTCTACCGAGCATATATTTTGCATGAGCGCATTGCTTCGTCTACCGGTTTATTCATGGATCCCCAAAAGCTTGGAGCTTACGGAAATTATGTGGCCGGGCGCGAGGTGGATTCTAAGGAAATTGATGATTTTCTGCGTCGCCGAGTTGTGGTAGGGCAAGCTGCGCCGCCAAGGCATGTGTTTTTTATTGTCAGTGAAAGCTATGCCAATTGGCCGCTGTTGCCGCAATACAAATACCTAAACATCGCTAACGGCGTCAAACAGATTATCGCCCAGGATAACGCAGCGTATTCGCCCAACTTGCTGCCCAACGGCTTGAGCACGATTTCCGGCGTTATGGGCATTGTTGCTGGTTTTGCCGATGCCAATTTGTATCTGAATCAGCTGCCAGATGCCTACAAAGAGCCGTATAGCACCGCCTTGGCGGCGCAAATGAAGCGTCTGGGCTATAAAAGCGATTTTTGGTATGCAGGACCGTCTTCCTGGGAAAAAATCAGAGAATTTACATTGGCCCAAGGCTTTGATGCTTTTTATGGCAAAGGGGATTTGGCCAGTGAAAGCGGCAATGTCTGGGGTTGCGATGACCGAGATCTTTACCAGGCTGTCTTGGGGCGTATCCAGGATGATCAGCCAGGCTTTCATATGATTTTGAATGTATCCAATCACTCTCCATATACGGTGGATCTAGACGCGGAAGGCTATGACCGGGCGGCCATGGAAGCGATCTTGCCGGAAAAAGCCAAGCAAGATCCGGAAATGGTGAAAAAGCTGGGCCATTTCTGGTATGCTGATAAAATGCTGTCTCAGTTTATAGCGGAAGCCAAGAAACGGTATCCGGACAGTGTTTTTGTGATCGTTGGCGATCACGCAGATCGTTTGAACCTGGATGTTAATCCGACAATGTATGAGCGCTATGCTATTCCGTTGGTGGTATATGGCAAAGGAATTCATAAAGAAGCGATTCCAGAAACCGCGGCAGGCAGCCATATTAACTTGACGGCGACCTTGATGGAACTGATTGCGCCTCCGGGCTTTGAGTACTATGCGCTTGGGCCCAGTTTGACGCGGGGCAGCTCCTTTGGCATCAACTACGGTTTTTGGCTTACCGCTGATTATATCGGCGATGCTGACAGCGGCGAACGCTGCGAGCCTCATTCAGCGCGGGCGGGCATTGCACCGCCGGATGCGGAAAAAATTCGCATGGAAGTAGATTCCGCCCGGGGTCTGTCCTGGTGGCGTATCAAATACGGCAAAACCCTGCGGCCGTTGACCGAAGCAGACAATTAA
- a CDS encoding ATP-dependent Clp protease proteolytic subunit, translating to METVFLKNGGDTMEQDSKNSQQKWQEQLLASRSIILTGEITQEVAESVASRLLLLQEQGDEPIKLYINSPGGHVESGDTIHDMIRFVKPRVLVIGTGWVASAGITIYLSVPKEDRFSLPNTRYMIHQPLGGVRGQASDIRIEAEEIVKVRSRINRLISAGTGQPLEKVEQDTLRNYWLNAEDAKAYGLVGQIVEKYEDLPKL from the coding sequence ATGGAAACGGTTTTTTTGAAAAATGGAGGAGATACCATGGAGCAAGATAGCAAAAATAGCCAGCAGAAATGGCAAGAGCAACTTTTAGCAAGCCGGTCCATTATTCTTACCGGTGAAATTACGCAAGAAGTGGCGGAAAGTGTAGCTTCCCGGCTGCTTCTGTTGCAAGAACAAGGCGATGAACCAATTAAATTGTATATCAACAGCCCCGGGGGGCATGTTGAATCCGGCGATACGATTCATGATATGATTCGTTTTGTGAAACCGCGCGTGCTGGTAATCGGTACCGGCTGGGTGGCCAGCGCCGGCATTACCATTTACCTGTCCGTTCCGAAGGAAGATCGTTTTTCTTTGCCTAATACGCGCTATATGATTCATCAACCGCTCGGCGGCGTTCGGGGCCAAGCCTCGGATATCCGTATTGAAGCGGAAGAAATCGTCAAGGTTCGCAGCCGCATCAACCGTCTGATTAGTGCCGGTACGGGCCAACCCTTGGAAAAGGTTGAGCAAGATACCCTGCGCAACTATTGGCTTAACGCTGAAGACGCCAAAGCGTACGGTCTTGTTGGACAAATTGTGGAGAAGTATGAGGACTTGCCGAAACTGTAA
- a CDS encoding RMD1 family protein, with protein MYTEFKAIVIGNELHLNKIAPHFGIQRKFKWEDPLLLKQDQLQGIVNNADSKMVYLFHFGSVVCVNLQHHEILDVIHYLKRLEPEIDISQSFPYEDDYKLEVNSEADFSINNDSLVVDAQCDYHLEIIATILAKSVSLEKNENEVDALLDRIEAVVNNLSRGELGMTDSGLARMTANILRFRLNTLSYIMLLDNPDITWDNEAAASLHNELSLLFELKERYENLRHKTETLMDITEAFSGLVHARRGTRLEWAIIILIMIEIVLYLYSMFVSPLH; from the coding sequence ATGTATACTGAATTCAAAGCCATTGTAATAGGCAATGAGCTGCATTTAAACAAAATTGCGCCGCATTTCGGCATTCAAAGAAAATTTAAATGGGAAGATCCGTTGCTGCTTAAGCAGGATCAACTTCAGGGCATTGTCAATAATGCCGACAGTAAAATGGTCTACCTTTTCCATTTTGGAAGCGTAGTTTGCGTCAATCTGCAACATCATGAAATCCTGGATGTTATCCACTACTTGAAGCGCTTAGAGCCAGAAATAGATATTTCGCAAAGCTTCCCTTATGAGGATGATTATAAGCTCGAAGTCAACTCTGAAGCAGACTTTTCCATCAACAACGATAGCCTTGTTGTAGACGCTCAATGCGACTACCATCTTGAAATCATCGCCACCATTTTAGCAAAATCTGTATCGCTTGAAAAAAACGAAAATGAAGTAGACGCTCTATTGGATCGCATTGAAGCGGTTGTCAACAATCTCAGCCGTGGCGAACTCGGCATGACGGACAGCGGTCTGGCCCGCATGACTGCCAACATTCTGCGGTTTCGTCTCAATACTCTTTCTTATATCATGCTGCTCGACAATCCGGACATCACCTGGGATAACGAGGCGGCGGCCTCGCTGCACAACGAGCTCTCCCTGCTCTTCGAGCTCAAAGAGCGCTATGAAAATCTTCGTCATAAAACCGAAACGCTCATGGACATCACGGAAGCCTTCTCCGGCTTGGTTCACGCCCGGCGCGGCACTCGTCTGGAGTGGGCCATCATTATCCTCATTATGATCGAAATTGTCCTTTATTTATACAGCATGTTTGTCAGCCCGCTGCACTAG
- a CDS encoding tetratricopeptide repeat protein: MEQIFLNLGIQCTETGLWKEAEEAFCKALELNPNYAHAYSNLGFVLQQTRRFSEAEACLRKALAIDAKMISAYNNLSLLLMDTRRWGEAEKVLRQAIQLSPKTAELHNNLGSVYLETGRPRQAEASFRQAVKINSAFTEAHYNLGCLFKSLGRLEAAEDSLRRALKLQPQYADAQFALATLYLLRGQFTKGWQSYNALRMRQQVARASSLPRWQGEDLQGKLLLLFYEQGFGDTLQFCRYLPRAAALATQTTVWIQPQLQRLLQASWPQLNFYCGEEAPAQEFDYACALPNLPMVFGAANDTLSGVSYLTAPAADCLQKASWLKESTTAGTFKIGLVWAGNPQHHNDLNRSLPLASMAPLFTLPGISWISLQAQIPAESAVAWPENLLNVSAQLQDFAATAALIANLDLIITVDSAVAHLAGALGKKVWTLIPFAPDWRWQLKRTDSPWYTSMRLFRQPKPGDWQTPLTAIRWELERIRNAE, translated from the coding sequence ATGGAACAGATTTTTCTAAATCTCGGCATTCAGTGCACGGAAACCGGCTTATGGAAAGAAGCGGAAGAAGCCTTCTGCAAAGCGTTGGAACTGAATCCTAACTATGCGCACGCTTACAGCAACTTAGGCTTTGTCCTGCAACAAACCCGGCGTTTCTCCGAAGCGGAGGCCTGCCTGCGAAAGGCTCTTGCTATTGATGCAAAAATGATCAGCGCTTACAACAACCTGAGCCTGCTGCTGATGGACACTCGCCGCTGGGGCGAAGCAGAGAAAGTGTTGCGTCAAGCAATACAGCTTAGTCCCAAAACTGCTGAACTACATAACAATCTAGGCTCTGTCTATCTGGAAACTGGCCGCCCCCGTCAGGCGGAAGCTTCCTTCCGGCAGGCCGTCAAAATCAACTCTGCATTTACCGAGGCTCATTACAACCTTGGCTGCCTCTTTAAAAGCCTGGGCCGCTTGGAGGCCGCCGAAGACTCCCTGCGGCGCGCCTTGAAACTACAACCGCAATATGCAGATGCTCAATTCGCCTTGGCGACGCTCTATTTGCTGCGCGGTCAGTTCACCAAAGGCTGGCAGAGCTACAATGCTCTACGTATGCGCCAACAAGTCGCCCGAGCCTCGTCCCTGCCCCGCTGGCAAGGAGAGGATCTGCAGGGCAAACTGCTGCTGCTTTTTTACGAACAGGGTTTTGGCGACACCCTGCAGTTTTGCCGCTACCTTCCACGGGCGGCAGCCCTAGCCACCCAGACTACTGTCTGGATACAGCCGCAGTTGCAACGGCTGCTGCAGGCTTCTTGGCCGCAGCTAAACTTTTATTGCGGCGAAGAAGCACCGGCGCAAGAATTTGACTATGCCTGCGCCTTGCCTAACTTACCCATGGTCTTTGGCGCCGCCAACGACACTTTATCCGGTGTCTCTTATCTCACCGCTCCTGCTGCAGACTGCTTGCAAAAAGCAAGCTGGCTCAAAGAAAGCACCACAGCAGGCACGTTCAAAATCGGCTTAGTTTGGGCTGGAAACCCTCAGCATCACAACGATCTCAACCGTTCCTTACCGCTGGCTTCTATGGCTCCGTTGTTTACGCTACCGGGAATTTCTTGGATCAGCCTGCAAGCGCAAATTCCCGCAGAAAGCGCAGTTGCTTGGCCGGAAAATCTTTTAAATGTTTCTGCTCAATTGCAAGATTTTGCGGCTACCGCAGCGCTGATTGCTAATCTGGATTTAATCATCACCGTCGATTCCGCGGTAGCTCATCTGGCCGGCGCTTTGGGCAAAAAAGTCTGGACGCTCATTCCCTTCGCGCCGGACTGGCGCTGGCAACTCAAACGCACAGACAGCCCCTGGTATACCTCTATGCGTCTCTTCCGGCAGCCTAAGCCGGGCGACTGGCAGACACCGCTCACTGCTATACGATGGGAATTAGAGAGAATACGGAATGCAGAGTAA
- a CDS encoding YigZ family protein: protein MSALQSYRCVKGYGEARFEINRSLFIGYTSRAVTVEEAVAFVRQIREKHPDATHNCAAYIVGKHSEQQKADDDGEPTGTAGKPMLEVLKKQNLTDTVLVVTRYFGGIKLGAGGLIRAYGKAASEGVAAAGAVFCEPYACSAVSCDYGLLSVMEHHLSRDGYGIKEKVFAEQVTLYVLHRPEDTAFFSRIADWSGGTACVKEAGQEYCETDL, encoded by the coding sequence ATGAGTGCATTGCAGTCGTATCGATGCGTTAAAGGATATGGTGAAGCACGGTTTGAGATCAATCGCTCGCTTTTTATTGGCTATACCTCTAGAGCGGTGACCGTAGAAGAAGCGGTTGCCTTTGTGCGGCAAATCCGAGAAAAGCATCCCGATGCCACGCATAATTGTGCGGCTTACATCGTAGGCAAGCATAGTGAGCAGCAAAAGGCGGATGATGACGGCGAACCGACAGGGACGGCTGGCAAGCCGATGCTGGAAGTATTGAAAAAACAAAATCTGACCGATACCGTGTTGGTTGTGACGAGATATTTCGGCGGCATCAAACTGGGAGCGGGCGGGCTTATCCGCGCCTATGGCAAAGCCGCCTCGGAAGGGGTTGCGGCTGCAGGTGCTGTTTTTTGCGAACCTTATGCCTGCAGCGCCGTTTCCTGTGACTACGGCTTGCTATCGGTCATGGAGCATCATTTGAGTCGGGATGGCTATGGGATCAAAGAGAAGGTTTTTGCCGAACAGGTGACGTTATATGTGCTGCATCGTCCCGAGGACACGGCTTTTTTTTCTAGAATTGCCGATTGGTCCGGCGGAACGGCATGCGTAAAGGAAGCTGGCCAGGAATATTGCGAAACCGACCTTTGA